A single genomic interval of Amycolatopsis albispora harbors:
- a CDS encoding MCE family protein: protein MTVETRAGRSLLSWLSLACVALLVLAAGLWFAVRDPGGTRITAYFEKTVGLYAGSAVRVLGVPVGEITEVTPQGAVVRVEMRVDGGVQIPEGAGAVVVAPSLVSDRYVQLTPAYDEGPELASGAVIGTDRTATPAELDDLYGSLNELSTSLGPQGANQDGALSRVLDTAAANLDGNGQNLNDTVTRLSELSRTLEGSKGDMFATVKNLKSFTEMLAGSDKQLNEFYARLSDVAGHLSSESDDVGAALTSLATSLDDVRGFVEENRDLLGSNVDKLAGITKVLVDQRGALAEVLDVGPTGMTNFINTYDAASGSIAVRYNANELAHPLMVTVCKLVSAGTPAQLPDTLGQLCQGLAPIVDGTLKVPSLSQMLNSIQNGELPPLPLPLVDLLSGNLGVK from the coding sequence ATGACCGTCGAGACCAGGGCCGGGCGAAGCCTGCTGTCGTGGCTTTCCCTGGCGTGCGTGGCGTTGCTGGTGCTCGCGGCCGGACTGTGGTTCGCGGTGCGCGACCCCGGTGGCACCAGGATCACCGCGTACTTCGAGAAAACCGTCGGGCTCTACGCCGGTTCGGCGGTGCGGGTGCTCGGCGTGCCGGTCGGCGAGATCACCGAGGTGACGCCCCAGGGCGCGGTGGTGCGGGTCGAAATGCGGGTGGACGGCGGGGTGCAGATCCCCGAGGGCGCCGGTGCGGTGGTGGTGGCGCCGAGCCTGGTCAGCGACCGGTACGTGCAGCTGACCCCGGCCTACGACGAGGGGCCGGAGCTGGCTTCGGGAGCGGTCATCGGCACCGACCGGACGGCCACGCCCGCCGAGCTGGACGATCTGTACGGCAGCCTGAACGAGCTGTCGACGTCGCTGGGGCCGCAGGGCGCCAACCAGGACGGGGCGCTTTCGCGTGTGCTGGACACCGCGGCGGCGAACCTCGACGGCAACGGGCAGAACCTCAACGACACGGTCACCCGGCTCTCCGAGTTGTCCAGAACGCTGGAGGGTTCGAAGGGCGACATGTTCGCCACGGTGAAGAACCTCAAGTCGTTCACCGAAATGCTGGCGGGCAGCGACAAGCAGCTCAACGAGTTCTACGCGCGGCTGTCCGATGTGGCCGGTCACCTGTCCTCGGAGTCCGACGACGTGGGCGCCGCGCTGACCTCGCTGGCCACCTCGCTGGACGACGTGCGCGGGTTCGTCGAAGAGAACCGCGACCTGCTCGGCTCCAATGTGGACAAACTTGCCGGGATCACCAAGGTGCTGGTGGACCAGCGGGGCGCGCTGGCCGAGGTGCTCGACGTCGGGCCGACCGGCATGACGAACTTCATCAACACCTACGACGCGGCGTCGGGCAGCATCGCGGTGCGGTACAACGCGAACGAACTCGCGCACCCGCTGATGGTCACCGTGTGCAAGCTGGTCAGCGCCGGGACGCCGGCCCAGCTGCCGGACACGCTCGGGCAGTTGTGCCAGGGGCTGGCGCCCATTGTCGACGGCACGCTCAAGGTGCCTTCGCTGTCGCAGATGCTCAACTCCATCCAGAACGGCGAGCTGCCGCCGTTGCCGCTGCCGCTGGTGGACCTGCTCTCGGGCAACCTGGGGGTCAAATGA